The window TTTTCGTGTATTTCTCGATAggataaaattataatttcatGGAATTATGTCtctatataataattattttatatatcaGATAAATATACAGAAACCTGCATAACTTGAACGTGTATACCTTGTAGAACGTGTATAACGCGGCGTATACGTGATATTCGCATGATCAGGAACTTTTGGATAGgaaaaaatgcatttgttgaaaaaaatgcatttgtttatagtaataaataaataacattattTTTACAAGCTAGTTAGATGCGTTCTCGTAAAAATATGCAACTTGACGTCAAGTATACGTCTTAAGTATAAGTATTTAGGATACTTTTGGAAAATAGGCcctataataataatgattaataaaaataaatttttttatgaatatgTTAACtcattatttctttttaaaattctgtaaaaaattgtatctttTAAGTTTGGTTTATCTACCCCatattatacaattttttaaataataccTTCGCAATTCTTCAAGAATAATATATTGCGAAGCCCAATTATCGCCAGAATGATAATTTGGACCCCTTGGATGAAAACAAAGTTGCTCACATCGAGTTGATGTCTCTGGCTCCTGTGTAGAACTGCACCTTGCATTTACCCGACTTTCACTTAAGAAAGTGCCTGTAACAAATGAAACTAATGGATTAGGGACAGTTCTTGAAATATTCTTTCAGAAATCCCTGAAAGTGTGTACGAAGAACCGAAGGGGAAAAACATGGAGAATCCTTTGACGTTTGGTGGCAGCATTCTTGTATGCTTCCGAGTCTAGCGAAAATGCGGAGCAACCTCGCCTCCAATGTAACGGAACGGAATGAGGCGAAATGAAAGAGGACTCGGGTCGCAGGCATGTGAAAAAATTGCACAAATAAATATGAATTGCACTTTAATGCATATTAAGTGAAAAGCAACGGCGGAAGAATATGGGAAGTGGAGTGTGGTTTCCAGGGgagtttattattaaataaagtatCCACGTGTTTGTTTGTATCCAATATTTATTGTTGTGTATAATTGAGTGAAAAGTTATATGTTTGTGCGCTTACAGAAGGAGGTCCTTGGTGCGCGGCCGGATAAATAGCACTGAGATGGGCGAAATTCAATATTATGGCTTCGcaaataaaaatgatattGAATTGTTGGAAATTTTTATTCCGTAAGTACATTGCGTCAGGACGAGGGCAGGGGCACGGCAGCGGCCCAAAGCCAGCTACTGTCTTCCGCACCACGTCAGCCATTACTCTGATCCTTCGGTAAATATGCGTAATTGGGGCTCTGGTGGGAAAACACTCCCGGAGAAATGTAAAAGTGTTGAAGGAAATCGCGGCGGTTTGGTCCGTGTAAATTGCCTGGATTTCGAGTGAGAAAAGGAAAATGGTAACGCAGTTATCATATGCGAGTTTTGATTCCGGTTATCCGCTTCCAACTGCTCACCTGGACCACGGAAGAGGGCTCCCTTAGGGGTCGCCATTCGTTgtgttttgaattattttgaattatgcaTTCTGTGAAATTTTGTAGCGCGTTCGTTTGTTGCACAAGCtaaatttattattagatGCCCTATTACGGGGATGCATTTTCGGCAAGCCAGCCGTCGTGGATGCTGCACTCCGGCAGCCGACAGGTGCAGTGATTCATCAGAATTTATGCAGGGTCTTGCCAGCGGCGCTCCTTCTTCCCTCCGCTACACACACATTTTTTGTGGTCGCCCATATAATTTGATATGCTGCCTTGGCAGTTGCATTTTGCTGTGGCTCATAAATTTGCCAGCCCAGCCAGCAGCCAGCACTGCCAGGACTGCTAGGACGCCTGGCTCCAGGCGCCAGGAGCGGCAAGCATTTTTCTGCTGCTCTGACATGCATGGCATTAACTGTGAGCTCCGGATTAATGAAGTGCAGGCCATATTAGGTGGGACAGGAGCAGTAACCACGACTGGGTGGGGCGGCGGGGCCTGAGTGTAAAAGTTATTGACAAAACTGTTGTAGGCCATAAATTCGGTTATGGGCTATCGCTGGCGTGACTTGAGACCGCCGTTAAATTAATTGCCCGGCGTCATAAACACCTCCGCAAGTTTTGTATCCTTCTTATATATGCGGGACGTGTATGCAATAttcattaaattataaaacacaCACCCAGTGCATACTCTGCACTTATAAGGACCATAAAAGTTAATTATTTCTTGTTCACTTGACCACGTCAGCCAAGCGTAGAACATTACTCTTGAAAATATGCAACGATGGAGTTAATTTGCTGGACTCGTGCTCTTAAAAATAGATTTGAGTTCGAGACACGAGCATAATATCCGGTACTTCTTTCAATTATTTAGCTTTTTCCATCCCCTGTCATCAACCAGAAGCACTTATTCAATGTGAATGATAGCATAAAACCCGACCAAATATGGGACTGTTAGTTTCTTAAAGGGTATTCCACTGAGGAGTCTCAACTATTTCTTGTTTCACGGCTATTTAACACTTTTTTGGCTAAACAGCTCACGTGCAAAGCGGCACGCAATGTCCCGCCCGTCCCCAGcagttaaataataattataatattcgAGTAGCTTTCCAGGACGACGCCAATCATAAACACCAGGCCAGAGTTGGTAGCCGTTGGCGAGGGGAGGGCAATAGCCTTTGCCAACTTCCGCTGTCGAGTTGTTTTATGCTTCCGGCCAGCGGAAGTGTTTGGCTAGTTGGCGCGCTAGTTTTGTCGCCTCCCCAAGTGGAGGACGCGAATTGGCGACAAGTTTGATTTGCATACTCCTCAGGACCACATCCATTGCGaggtccaggtccaggtccaggCCCAGGCACACGGCCAAGAGAGAATGCGTGACAACAATGCAGAATGCTGTGCGAGTCAATTACCCAGGACACATAAGCAGCTGTGTGCCGGCGCCACTCGGAGTCCTGCTAGCCGAGGAAATCGAAACACAATTGAGGCCGTTTGGAAGTCTGAGGTAGAGCATCCTTGTAAGCGTCTCAGTGTCACTTGGAGTGAGGGACTTGTTGAGCATTCCCCGACAAAGTCGGGCAAACATCCTTCTTCAGCAACAGCGACTCCTCGAGGGTCACATTGAGGGCACGATACTCGGATCTGGAGCTTCGCAGAGCAACTCATTTAAAGCTCCTTCAGCTGACTCAAGGAAAAGTCGACTTTTCGGTGGGTTGGTGCAGTGCTGCTAACTTTGTAAGTTTTTCTGCAAAATTGcttggaaaaaattgaaaattatttatgctGTGTGCCGTTTAAAGCTGTCGATAGCCGGGCTCCATCTACATCCCCATCCTCAACCCCaaccccatccccatccctaCATCCACATCCACCATACTACCATCCCCTCAAAAGAATACAAAGTTGTCAGTGCCCGCTGCAGCATGCGCTTGCATGCAAAAGTCTACTTTGTAGCCTTAAGTACTTATGCGGGGGCCGCGGACCGGAAAGGAGCGGGAAAGAACGGAAGGGAGGCCAGGACGAAGATCTGGCTGCCATCGTTGAATACTTTGTCCTTGCCGGGGTGGTGCTGATGGTGCTGGTCGGGTCCAAAAGCTCTGTTGCGCTTTTCCTAGCCATGGCTGGGACGGCTTAGCATAATTTTAGGCAAACTCACGTTGCTTAGTTTATAGGCAGCTGCTCCTTCTTAAGCTCGTCATCGACGTCATCTCCGTTCGCTTCAGTTTGCATAATGTCAACTCTTTTTAATTGCCAAGACAAGACAACCAACATTGTCTGGGGCTTCCCCGGTCTCGGCACCGCCCTTGTGTCCTGTCCCTTCAATCATTGTGACTCCCTTTTGTTCTTCGGCTGCTGGGGCACGTCCGAGACGATGAAATTAGCTTCTTCCAGCCCCCAACATAATCCTTGCACTTCCAAAGGACAGAGTTGCCCTTACAAAgtatgcaaaaatattttttttttaagttataaaaatTGGTATTTGATTGCTTAACACATATGTTCGTTAGAAGAATTGCAATTCTAATGTCTCAGGGAGATCATTTCTAAAGGTGTACACCTGAAGGACCTGGAGGTTGAGAGAACAAAAAACGTGAATTCATAAATATATCACTGAAGAACCAGGGGATTTGCAAAGATCGTCGTAAGTCAAGGGGCTCGGCTGTAGCcaatacaatttttgatttgaaaaaGCTCCGATTATACTAGAAAGTTCCACTCTTTCAATTAACACGCACATTATGCAACGGCCAATAATCTATTTAGTGTTCTCGGGTATATATAAGCGGAGCAATGCCGATTTATTTAGAGTATAGTTGGTCATAATGCAAAATCTTCTGCCTCTGGGCCCGCTCCCAGTTCCTTCTAGCTGCGGACTTAACGAAGTTTGGAATTCCTTAAGCTCCGCCTGCTTACCATTTCAATATAACGAGCGTGATGCGTTTTATCCTTACATGCAGGATCCTTATGCAGGGTTCAGGTCCAAAGATGTATTAAGAGGCACTGGAGGCCCCGGTGGAAATGGAGGCCCTGGAGGCCCTGGAGGACCTGGAGGACCAGGTGGCCCAGGAGGACCTGGTGGGCCTGGAGGACCCGGAGGACCTGGAGGGGATGGAGGACATGGAGGGCATGGAGGTCACGGAGGGCATGGAGGACCTGGAGGAGTTGGAGGACCTGCCATTGTTGGAAATGGCGGTGGTGGAAATGTTGGCGGCGGAAAACCTGGTGGTGGAAATGCCGGCGGTGGAAAACCTGGTGGTGGAAATGCCGGCGGTGGAAAACCCAGTGGTGGAAATGTCGGCGATGGAAAACCTGGTAGTGGAAATGACGGAGGTGGAAATGTCGGTGATGCAAAACCTGGTGGAGGAAATGCCGGCGGTGGAAATGCCGGTGGTGGAAATGCCGGCGGTGGAAAACCTGGTGGTGGAAATGTCGGTGGTGGAAATTCCGGTGGTGGAAAACCTGGTGGTGGAAATGCCGGCGGTGGAAATGCCGGTGGTGGAAATGCAAGTGGTGGAAATGTCGGCACTGGAAAACCTGGTGGTGGAAATGGCGGTGGTGGAAATGCCGGCGGTGGAAAACCTGGTGGTGGAAATTCCGGCGGTGGAAAACCTGGTGGTGGAAATGCCGGCGGTGGAAAACCTGGCGTTGGAAGTTTAGGTGGAAGCATCGGCGGTGGTCCATCTATAAAGCCTCCAATAGGACCAACAATAAGACCTCCTAAAGGAGGTAATATAAAACCCCCCGTGGTAGGTGAAATAGAGACGCCGGATATACCTTACATTGAACCTCCTACCTgtccccccattgaggtacctATCTGGGATCCAAATTTGAATATATGGACCCAAAACAAAAGCCCTCGCTGTGTttccaaaaatacaaaaaattaaaaaaaaattatattcattTGAAATGATTGTTTTTTTAGTGTTACAGTTATAGTTATGGTTAGTTTAGACTAGTGTACCAATAGAGAAAGTCCCAAAAACCCTTAAACCCCATAGATATGAATATCTCCTTCGACCCAGCCATTCTTAATTATATAGTCAAAAAAAGGTCTGATCTGAAGGCAGATCTGGAGTTGATGGCTTGTCAACTGAGGAACTATGTTGCGTAGAAACGGCCTGAAATCGGACATATTAGGCACAAtgagaaaggaaagctaacttcgtaACTTCGCTATAAacttgcagttaagtagcgACTTATATGTATATcgtatcgtatatagttggccgatccctatgataATTTCACTATCGAAAacattttctaattaaaatgttggaaacagtcccaagcatctttaaaaataattatcgGAAACgtgtcatttccgatcgtttagttgtacgaggtgacgacctgcatggcttggcgtgcgcgaggagactctatatataggcatccgatctgaatgaattatacaccaatcgaaaggtattgttttaatcagaaaatttttgtcaaacattttccaaaagtcgtttggtttgggagaaattagggtgaaagtaaacaaattttgaatcactaaattggggctggtggagacattttattccccagatagaatatttttatatattcgcaaaTATACTCCTAAATatgcgtcgattggtacctcaacccgTTCCGAAaattctttcagaagttattcaagaaattcgatttttacagctttttccaAATGAATGCAGTTTGTCTGGTTGtctgtttgaaata of the Drosophila ananassae strain 14024-0371.13 chromosome 2R, ASM1763931v2, whole genome shotgun sequence genome contains:
- the LOC116655847 gene encoding serum response factor-binding protein 1-like isoform X2, whose amino-acid sequence is MEALEALEDLEDQVAQEDLVGLEDPEDLEGMEDMEGMEVTEGMEDLEELEDLPLLEMAVVEMLAAENLVVEMPAVENLVVEIPAVENLVVEMPAVENLALEV
- the LOC116655847 gene encoding serum response factor-binding protein 1-like isoform X1: MEALEALEDLEDQVAQEDLVGLEDPEDLEGMEDMEGMEVTEGMEDLEELEDLPLLEMAVVEMLAAENLVVEMPAVENLVVEMPAVEMSVMQNLVEEMPAVEMPVVEMPAVENLVVEMSVVEIPVVENLVVEMPAVEMPVVEMQVVEMSALENLVVEMAVVEMPAVENLVVEIPAVENLVVEMPAVENLALEV